The Papaver somniferum cultivar HN1 chromosome 6, ASM357369v1, whole genome shotgun sequence genome segment TCGATGAGTTAGAAGCTAAAGCTTTATCATCAAAGAGGAAGAATATCACCAATTATGATGAACAAGGAGAAAGATCCATGTCAAATGATTTTCTCTCACAAATCGATGAAGCAGAAGCTAAAGCTTTATCATCAAAGAGGAAGAATATCACCAATTATGATGAACAAGGAGAAAGATCCATGTCAAAGAAGGTTGTAGTTAGAGAAGAAGGTGCGTATTTTGCTGCCCTAAAAGGAAATCTCGATTATCTCAACACCAAAAATACCAAAGGAACAGCGAATTTTTCGTCTACTACTGGTTTAGATGGTGGTAATGCTTGCTTCAAATGTGGACAATTAGGGCATTGGTCTCGTGATTGTAGTACTGCTACCGGAACACGAGTAGGCGGAGAAAATAACTCTTCAAATGATAATCTGGTTGAGAAATCTTGTCCCTGTGGTTCTGGAACTTGCTTAATTCTTACTGCTAATACTGTGAAAAATCCAGGTCGCAAGTTTTACAAGTGCCCTGTTAGACAGGTAACTAggggttttcttctttttgtctttCTGTGATTTGATTGTTTTCTTGGATGCATCAGAAATTTATTGATGATCTTAATTTTATAGATTCGTTTATTGGGAATGTATCGGTTAGAACTTGGAAACTGTTTATAGAATCTGTGACACTGAAATCTCATTTTGGTAGTTCACTTTTACCCAAGTATttcatcttctattttcttgattCCGTAAATTTTCAAAAGATGAAAGGGAATTGTAGGTTTTATTAGTTTGTGTATCAACTTGTGTATGTTGTTGCTTGTTTGTATCTTCTCCCTTTACATGTTGCACTACCCAATGAGGAATTCAGCATACATATATCTCTGTGTTGCTTTGATTATATTTTCATTCAAGTATGTTCAATGACATTTTGATGGACCAGGAAAATGGAGGCTGTGGATTTTTTGAGTGGTGTGACAATTCGTCAGCAACTCCTACGTCTAGCTACTCTAGTAGGGTCCATGAGTCTGCGTCAAATACTTCAGTTGCTGACCTTCCATGCCCATGCGGTGCTGGTTCCTGCTTAGTTCTGACAGCAAAGACTGGAAATAATGTTGGCCAGCAGTTCTATCGTTGTCCTAATCAGGTATATGAAGTGTATAACTCTAAACCTCTGGTGTACTCCGGGAGTAGATGGTCTCCTCTAGGAGCTagtattacatgatttgtgtttcATGTTGCACATTACTGTTTACCATATCATATTTAATTGCTTTCCTTGTCTTTTGATTTATGACCTGTCAAATTGGTTGATGCATCCAAACCACCAGTTTAAAAATCTCGGTTTGATGTTCCATTAAAAACATTAGGGTCAATTCTGGAAAATGCTGATACCAAGTTACTAACTAGCCAAAATGAATTCTCGTAAGTTTCACAACCAAAACATTCCGAGATACTCTATTTTTTTATGCTTGGACATTTTGTTCAAGAATTAGTTGCATAAGGTTAAAAGTAAAAGAAGGAAAGAATTCATGCTTAGTTTATGATAAGACTTCTTCTAAAAATATGAATAAACTTTGTAGCAAGCCTGTCAAATGTTATTTAAGACAAAATGGAAATGAAGTATAGTAAATAGGAAAAAACCTTAGAAATAGATCCATGTACTTGTAAGCTCCTGGGTGTCTTTAAGCTCCTGGGTGTCTTTAAGCTTTTGCTTATCTAGTTTATGAACAAATCATGAACCCTGAATGAACAAAGGTGAAGCAGCCTTTCATTTAGTCTATATAGATAGCGGGACTCTTACTGTGTATGCATGGCATTAGAAAATCTATAAATTAGAGTAACACAGCTCCCTGTCTCTCTCTAAATTGTTGCACAGtaatttgttatttcttttttgtaatTTGTATGGTCACTTATTTTGTACTAATTATATACCTCTTTTCTTAGATGCAAATAGATGCAGAAACACCACAGCTTCTGCATTTGTCAAATACCTGACTAGAtacaaaactcatggctttttAATATGTGTAAAGTAGCAATTACTGTAACATGTTTCTATACCTATTTATGGGCATCTCTGATTGTCTGTGAAGATATAATTTGCATGCACAGTCTCTTTCTcgttgatggcatcatcttggtATTCCTTATTAATGGTTCGCATAATATTACTTCGTAATATGTACTCCAAATCTTTTCAATAGGTAAGTCAGTGCGGTTTTTTCAAATGGTGTAACCAGCAGAATATAGCA includes the following:
- the LOC113287342 gene encoding DNA-binding protein HEXBP-like; its protein translation is MIEEDDTLVIDDDFLSQIDELEAKALSSKRKNITNYDEQGERSMSNDFLSQIDEAEAKALSSKRKNITNYDEQGERSMSKKVVVREEGAYFAALKGNLDYLNTKNTKGTANFSSTTGLDGGNACFKCGQLGHWSRDCSTATGTRVGGENNSSNDNLVEKSCPCGSGTCLILTANTVKNPGRKFYKCPVRQENGGCGFFEWCDNSSATPTSSYSSRVHESASNTSVADLPCPCGAGSCLVLTAKTGNNVGQQFYRCPNQVSQCGFFKWCNQQNIAIGQRTSYLDNANSKSYSGASGQSSFSAGRSNASSAASYSCNQTASNKSYSAASGQSPVRSSFNVGRNSASSATSYTYNQTSNLDTANSKNFSGSSDICFKCGLDGHWAKDCPAKPSVIVGGNSLGSCYKCGGSGHWAKDCTGQDVKNGNGSRSGPASYISYR